The Eubacteriaceae bacterium Marseille-Q4139 genome has a window encoding:
- a CDS encoding GNAT family N-acetyltransferase — protein MQIKELDKKDFKKVIQYAIRGMHFDEYSNSNFIVQTYGRYFWYLEYTNATQVIAAYENDVLLGVLIADMKGEPKAYQSFWKVLYVKILDAIQTLIYGNGVMSYMEANREMFDKYTEKYEPDGEIRFLAADPDSKVRGIGTYLLNELSRREAGKEVYLFTDTNCTYQFYERRGFERAGEKDIVLELSGDVDLKCLLYRKRL, from the coding sequence ATGCAGATAAAAGAGCTGGATAAGAAAGACTTTAAAAAGGTCATTCAGTATGCCATCAGGGGAATGCATTTTGATGAATATTCAAATAGCAATTTCATTGTTCAGACATACGGCAGATACTTCTGGTATCTCGAATACACGAATGCAACGCAGGTTATCGCAGCGTATGAGAACGATGTGCTTTTGGGCGTTCTGATTGCGGATATGAAGGGCGAACCAAAAGCATATCAATCTTTCTGGAAGGTCTTATATGTTAAGATTTTGGATGCCATTCAAACGCTGATTTATGGTAATGGTGTGATGTCATACATGGAAGCCAATAGGGAAATGTTTGACAAATATACGGAAAAGTATGAGCCGGATGGTGAAATCAGGTTTTTAGCCGCAGACCCGGACAGCAAAGTCAGGGGCATAGGCACGTATCTTTTAAATGAGCTTTCCAGGAGGGAAGCCGGAAAAGAAGTCTATCTGTTTACCGATACCAACTGCACCTACCAATTTTATGAGCGGAGAGGTTTTGAACGGGCAGGAGAAAAAGATATCGTTCTTGAGCTTTCCGGAGATGTGGACTTAAAATGCCTGCTTTACAGGAAACGGCTGTAA
- a CDS encoding helix-turn-helix transcriptional regulator, with protein MLTLEEFREGIRTADPEENCPVAKTLELLTGKWTARIMFELQKAETVRFGELKRNLGSITNTMLSSTLKALEEDGLVRRRQYDEMPVRVEYSLTEAGRDMLPVFYEMAKWGSRFFHIELK; from the coding sequence ATGCTCACACTGGAAGAATTTCGAGAGGGAATCAGGACTGCCGATCCGGAGGAAAACTGCCCGGTGGCGAAGACCCTGGAGCTGCTGACCGGAAAATGGACGGCGCGGATTATGTTTGAACTCCAGAAGGCGGAAACCGTCCGATTCGGGGAGCTTAAAAGGAATCTGGGCAGCATCACGAACACCATGCTGTCGTCGACGCTCAAAGCCCTGGAGGAAGATGGGCTTGTGAGGCGGCGGCAGTATGATGAGATGCCGGTGCGGGTGGAGTATTCCCTGACCGAGGCCGGCCGGGATATGCTGCCGGTCTTTTATGAGATGGCAAAGTGGGGGAGCCGGTTCTTTCATATCGAGCTTAAATAA
- a CDS encoding nitroreductase family protein — protein sequence MNTIQTIRSRKSPEAFLSEPLDHETAAAIAEAGNYAPIFGRIHITVITDPDFIETINQVTLDMMKKSGNEFAEKMAAMPGYCATRNAQVLLVLSAPGGMDAMGFHMANVSCAAENMLLAATELGVGSRFMMGPVMALRTEQLLHKLLLPEGFVPLVVVALGKTDEPFEERQKNCDNISYM from the coding sequence ATGAACACCATTCAGACAATCCGCTCCAGGAAAAGCCCTGAGGCCTTCCTCTCTGAGCCCCTCGACCATGAAACCGCCGCAGCCATTGCAGAGGCCGGGAACTACGCCCCGATTTTTGGGCGCATCCACATAACAGTCATCACGGATCCTGATTTCATCGAGACCATCAACCAGGTGACTCTGGACATGATGAAGAAAAGCGGCAACGAATTTGCTGAGAAAATGGCTGCCATGCCGGGATACTGTGCCACCAGAAACGCCCAGGTTCTCCTTGTCCTCTCCGCTCCCGGCGGGATGGACGCCATGGGCTTTCACATGGCAAATGTATCCTGTGCCGCCGAAAACATGCTATTGGCGGCCACAGAGCTTGGCGTCGGTTCCCGCTTCATGATGGGGCCGGTCATGGCGCTCCGGACAGAGCAGCTCCTCCATAAGCTTCTGCTCCCGGAAGGCTTCGTCCCGCTTGTTGTCGTTGCGCTTGGAAAAACAGACGAACCGTTTGAAGAACGCCAGAAGAATTGCGACAATATCAGCTATATGTAA
- a CDS encoding IS3 family transposase: protein MRGNRKEAGLSLIRHEHIYQAVKEEQKEHDYPIQALCKIGGVSRAAYYKWLNHEMSENEQENRKIAELIEKIHIESPDKGYRRIRDELERYHDIDVNDKRVLRICRKLGIKSTIKYANDSCTRQAANPQYIAENILNREFTAEAPNEKWLTDVTEFHYYIGNEKHKVYLSAILDLYDRRIVSYRIGDSNSNALVFDTFDDAVKDNPDAHPMFHSDRGFQYTNRAFHAKLEAAGMMQSMSRVAKCIDNGPMEGFWGILKRERYYGKRFMDRESLVVMIEKYINYYNNRRLQRKLGIVTPMEKHEKYLQAA from the coding sequence ATTAGAGGAAATCGAAAGGAGGCGGGGCTGAGCCTGATCCGCCACGAGCATATCTATCAGGCTGTCAAAGAAGAACAGAAAGAACACGATTATCCGATACAGGCGCTTTGTAAGATTGGCGGTGTTTCAAGGGCGGCTTATTACAAATGGCTGAACCATGAAATGTCAGAGAATGAACAGGAAAACCGAAAAATTGCGGAACTGATAGAAAAAATCCACATAGAATCACCTGATAAGGGTTATCGCAGAATCCGTGATGAGTTGGAGCGTTACCATGACATTGATGTAAATGATAAACGTGTTTTGCGCATCTGCCGGAAACTTGGTATCAAATCCACCATTAAATATGCAAACGATAGCTGTACAAGACAGGCTGCAAATCCACAGTACATAGCCGAAAATATCCTGAATCGTGAATTTACGGCAGAAGCTCCGAATGAAAAGTGGTTGACCGATGTAACGGAATTTCATTACTATATCGGAAATGAAAAGCACAAGGTATATTTAAGTGCAATTCTTGACCTGTATGACCGAAGAATCGTATCCTACCGTATTGGAGACAGTAATAGTAATGCATTAGTGTTTGATACCTTTGATGATGCAGTCAAAGATAATCCTGATGCACATCCGATGTTTCACAGTGACAGAGGCTTTCAATACACCAATAGAGCCTTTCATGCAAAACTTGAAGCAGCAGGGATGATGCAGAGCATGTCCAGAGTAGCAAAGTGTATCGATAATGGACCAATGGAAGGATTCTGGGGAATTCTAAAACGGGAGCGTTATTATGGTAAACGATTTATGGACAGAGAATCACTGGTGGTCATGATAGAGAAATATATCAATTACTATAACAACAGACGTTTGCAGAGGAAGCTTGGTATAGTAACACCAATGGAGAAACACGAAAAATATTTACAGGCAGCGTAA
- a CDS encoding DUF3795 domain-containing protein encodes MRRELGIAGCGLACCLCSENVTCGGCGSNGCPDNDRCENKKCFSEKGISHCYLCREDCKKGLLSKIKPYTFTLFMKKYGEEKLLDCLEENEKKGIVYHREGINGDYDDFDDAEKLMKFILTGKR; translated from the coding sequence ATGAGACGGGAATTAGGCATTGCAGGCTGCGGGCTTGCCTGCTGTTTGTGTTCGGAAAACGTGACGTGCGGCGGCTGCGGTTCCAACGGATGTCCCGATAATGACCGATGTGAAAATAAAAAATGCTTTTCGGAAAAGGGAATTTCCCACTGCTATCTGTGCCGTGAGGACTGCAAAAAGGGCCTGTTAAGCAAAATCAAGCCATATACATTCACGCTGTTCATGAAAAAGTACGGCGAGGAGAAACTGCTGGACTGTCTGGAGGAAAATGAGAAAAAAGGGATCGTATATCACCGGGAGGGCATAAACGGGGACTATGACGATTTTGATGATGCAGAAAAGCTGATGAAATTCATTCTGACGGGAAAGCGGTAA
- a CDS encoding cytidylate kinase-like family protein, with product MSKVITISREFGSGGREIGFRLSKKLGIPFYDKELIAMAAEDSNISEDVFHANDEIIANRERTNCEYMTVDPFSTRYEVPVSDQLFVIQSKVIRQISNDGPCVLIGRCSDVIVEDGFHVFICASLKKRVERLLALEKEPDIDAKKMEARIREIDGRRRDYYQFYSGNEWGKSKNYHLCLNSGLLGVEACVDIIAHSVGL from the coding sequence ATGAGCAAAGTGATTACAATCAGCCGTGAGTTTGGGAGCGGCGGGCGTGAAATCGGGTTCCGTTTGTCGAAAAAGCTTGGGATCCCCTTCTATGACAAGGAGTTAATCGCCATGGCGGCCGAGGACAGCAATATTTCCGAGGATGTGTTCCACGCCAACGATGAAATCATCGCAAACCGGGAGAGGACAAACTGCGAATACATGACGGTGGATCCGTTCTCGACACGCTATGAGGTTCCCGTGTCAGATCAGCTTTTTGTGATCCAGTCCAAGGTCATCCGGCAGATTTCCAACGACGGCCCCTGTGTCCTGATCGGGCGCTGCTCCGATGTGATTGTGGAGGATGGCTTCCATGTATTCATCTGCGCCAGCTTAAAGAAGCGGGTGGAGCGCCTTCTGGCCCTGGAAAAGGAGCCGGACATCGACGCGAAGAAGATGGAGGCCAGGATCCGTGAAATCGACGGCCGCCGCCGCGATTATTATCAGTTTTACAGCGGAAATGAATGGGGAAAATCGAAAAATTACCACCTCTGCCTAAACAGCGGCCTCCTTGGCGTTGAGGCATGCGTGGATATTATTGCACATAGTGTCGGGCTTTGA
- a CDS encoding homocysteine S-methyltransferase family protein, with translation MGILEEIRKKRLIFDGGMGSLLQARGLKPGELPETWNLKRPEAVREIHREYLEAGADIITTNTFGANRFKFKKEDGWNLEEIVTEAVGHAKAAIEAAGHGYAALDMGPTGKLLKPLGDLDFEDACEAYKEVVRAGKKAGADLIIIETMGDSYELKAAVLAAKEESSLPVFATVTLDEKGKMLTGGNVESVTALLEGFGADVIGLNCGLGPIELLPFLKEMAAVSETPILVNPNAGLPRSENGVTVYDIDSDMFAAAMKDMAEAGASLLGGCCGTTPEHIRKMKALCADVPLPKITKKERTVISSYSHAVVFGDKPVVIGERINPTGKPRFKKALKDHDLTYILNVAAAQQESRAEVLDVNVGLPEIDEPAMMVDVVKELQSVFDLPLQIDTSDIRAMERAMRIYNGKPLINSVNGKKEVMDAIFPLMKRYGGVAVALCLDEDGIPETADGRLAVAEKIYKTAASYGIEKKDILIDALCMAVSSEKTGALVTLETVRRVKKELGGKTVLGVSNVSFGLPMREHINAAFLLMALEAGLSAAILNPNSEAMMAAVDSYLVLTAQDENCQSYVGVYGEMEAKRKREAEEKKRLAAEQPGTASETVPSSGTGGTQPSISPLKKSILRGMPAAAKEAAGTALLSADPLSVINEELIPALDEVGKGFEAGSVFLPQILMSAEAAKAAFAVMKETMAASGETGESRGKVILATVQGDIHDIGKNIVKVLLENYGFDVIDLGRDVPPETVAEAAEKSHVPVVGLSALMTTTVPAMAATIRLLRERTPWVKIMVGGAVLTKEYADSIGADAYCKDAMASVNFAMEAV, from the coding sequence ATGGGAATACTGGAAGAGATCAGAAAAAAGAGACTTATTTTTGACGGAGGCATGGGGAGCCTTCTTCAGGCCCGCGGTCTAAAGCCCGGCGAGCTTCCGGAGACCTGGAACCTTAAAAGGCCTGAGGCCGTCCGCGAAATCCACAGGGAATATCTGGAAGCCGGTGCCGACATCATCACGACAAACACCTTCGGCGCCAACCGGTTCAAATTCAAAAAGGAAGACGGCTGGAACCTGGAAGAGATCGTAACGGAGGCTGTGGGCCATGCGAAGGCGGCCATTGAAGCTGCCGGACACGGCTATGCGGCACTTGACATGGGGCCGACGGGAAAGCTTTTAAAGCCCCTTGGCGACCTGGATTTTGAGGACGCCTGCGAAGCGTACAAAGAAGTGGTGCGGGCCGGAAAAAAGGCCGGCGCCGACCTGATTATCATAGAAACCATGGGCGACAGCTACGAGCTCAAGGCAGCCGTCCTGGCGGCGAAGGAAGAAAGCAGCCTGCCGGTGTTTGCGACGGTGACGTTAGATGAAAAGGGGAAGATGCTTACCGGCGGCAATGTAGAATCGGTGACAGCCCTTTTAGAGGGGTTTGGTGCCGACGTCATCGGCTTAAACTGCGGCCTTGGGCCCATTGAGCTTCTACCGTTTTTAAAAGAGATGGCTGCCGTCTCGGAGACGCCGATTTTAGTAAATCCCAACGCCGGACTTCCGCGGAGCGAAAACGGCGTTACGGTCTATGACATTGACTCCGACATGTTCGCGGCTGCCATGAAGGACATGGCCGAGGCCGGTGCATCGCTCCTTGGCGGCTGCTGCGGGACGACGCCGGAGCATATCAGAAAAATGAAGGCACTCTGCGCCGATGTGCCCCTTCCTAAAATCACGAAAAAGGAGAGAACGGTCATTTCCTCCTATTCCCACGCCGTCGTATTCGGGGATAAGCCCGTCGTCATCGGCGAACGGATCAATCCGACGGGAAAGCCGCGGTTTAAGAAAGCTTTAAAAGACCATGACCTCACCTACATTTTAAACGTGGCCGCCGCACAGCAGGAGAGCCGCGCCGAGGTTCTGGACGTAAATGTGGGGCTTCCTGAGATCGACGAGCCGGCCATGATGGTGGATGTGGTAAAGGAGCTTCAGAGCGTCTTCGACCTGCCGCTCCAGATCGACACGTCCGACATCCGCGCCATGGAGCGGGCCATGCGGATTTACAACGGGAAGCCGTTAATCAACTCGGTCAACGGCAAAAAAGAAGTGATGGACGCCATATTCCCGTTAATGAAGCGGTACGGCGGCGTGGCCGTGGCCCTCTGCCTTGACGAAGACGGGATCCCGGAGACGGCGGACGGGCGGCTTGCCGTGGCAGAAAAAATTTATAAGACGGCGGCGTCCTATGGAATCGAAAAAAAGGACATCCTGATCGACGCGCTCTGCATGGCCGTCAGTTCGGAAAAGACAGGCGCCCTTGTGACGTTAGAAACCGTGCGGCGGGTGAAAAAAGAGCTTGGCGGAAAGACCGTACTTGGCGTCTCCAACGTCTCCTTCGGCCTTCCCATGCGGGAGCACATCAACGCGGCCTTCCTCCTGATGGCCCTTGAAGCCGGCCTTTCCGCAGCCATTTTAAATCCCAATTCCGAGGCCATGATGGCGGCCGTCGACAGCTATCTGGTTCTGACGGCCCAGGATGAAAACTGCCAGAGCTATGTGGGTGTTTACGGGGAGATGGAGGCCAAAAGAAAAAGGGAGGCCGAGGAGAAAAAAAGGCTTGCGGCCGAACAGCCGGGGACGGCGTCCGAAACCGTGCCGTCGTCAGGAACCGGCGGGACGCAGCCTTCCATATCCCCTTTAAAAAAGAGCATTCTTCGCGGGATGCCGGCGGCTGCAAAAGAGGCGGCCGGGACAGCCCTTCTTTCGGCTGACCCGCTTTCCGTCATCAATGAAGAGCTGATTCCGGCCCTGGATGAAGTGGGAAAAGGATTCGAGGCAGGGAGCGTGTTTCTGCCGCAGATTTTAATGAGCGCGGAAGCGGCCAAGGCGGCCTTTGCCGTCATGAAGGAAACCATGGCGGCCTCCGGTGAGACCGGGGAGAGCCGCGGAAAGGTGATTCTTGCGACGGTGCAGGGCGACATCCATGACATCGGGAAAAACATCGTGAAAGTGCTTTTGGAAAATTACGGCTTTGATGTCATCGACCTTGGCCGCGATGTGCCGCCGGAGACCGTTGCAGAGGCGGCGGAAAAGTCCCATGTGCCCGTGGTGGGCCTGAGCGCCCTCATGACGACGACGGTGCCGGCCATGGCTGCCACGATCCGGCTTCTCAGGGAGCGGACACCGTGGGTGAAAATCATGGTGGGCGGCGCCGTGCTTACGAAAGAGTACGCCGACTCCATCGGCGCCGACGCGTACTGCAAAGACGCCATGGCATCGGTCAATTTTGCGATGGAAGCCGTGTAA
- a CDS encoding Vitamin B12 dependent methionine synthase activation subunit yields METDRKEALRYLGYGKQPADEAVSRLLEECIGELEKAAVPRFLMREFPLKMQAPDGLDFGGYKTKSLNLSKNLAGCEKALFMAATLGAGADRLLTKYGKLHVAKAAVMQAAAAAMTEAYCNELNGRWREEYKKDGWILRPRFSPGYGDFSLSFQKEILGALEAEKRIGITLTDGFLMMPSKSVTAVIGISKEESPCGPSGCETCEKKDCTFRRQHGNTGRDQKKETYF; encoded by the coding sequence ATGGAGACGGACAGAAAAGAGGCGCTCCGCTACCTTGGCTACGGGAAACAGCCGGCAGACGAGGCGGTAAGCAGGCTTTTGGAGGAATGCATCGGGGAGCTTGAAAAGGCAGCCGTTCCCAGATTTCTCATGCGGGAATTCCCCTTAAAAATGCAGGCGCCGGACGGTCTGGACTTCGGCGGATACAAGACGAAAAGCTTAAATCTTTCCAAAAACCTGGCAGGCTGTGAAAAAGCCCTTTTCATGGCGGCAACCCTGGGCGCAGGTGCCGACAGGCTTTTGACAAAATACGGAAAGCTCCATGTGGCAAAAGCCGCCGTCATGCAGGCTGCGGCCGCGGCCATGACCGAGGCGTACTGCAATGAATTAAACGGCAGGTGGAGAGAAGAATATAAAAAGGACGGCTGGATTTTACGCCCCAGGTTTTCACCGGGATACGGGGATTTTTCCCTTTCCTTTCAGAAAGAAATCCTGGGGGCCCTGGAGGCGGAAAAGCGGATCGGGATTACGCTGACGGACGGCTTTCTCATGATGCCGTCCAAGTCGGTAACGGCCGTCATCGGCATCTCAAAAGAAGAGAGCCCCTGCGGCCCGTCCGGCTGTGAAACATGTGAAAAAAAGGACTGTACATTCAGGAGGCAGCATGGGAATACTGGAAGAGATCAGAAAAAAGAGACTTATTTTTGA
- the mscL gene encoding large conductance mechanosensitive channel protein MscL: MRKFLNEFKSFALRGNVMDMAVGVIVGGAFSGIVTSLTDNFINPILNVLTGAERYNLSQVAGFASAFASAVVNFVIMAFILFCLLKAVNKAMSFGHKEEPEAPAEPTTKKCPYCLAEIPIGAVRCMYCTSELTEEKTESAE; encoded by the coding sequence ATGAGAAAGTTTTTAAATGAATTTAAGTCATTTGCACTTCGCGGAAACGTGATGGACATGGCAGTCGGTGTGATCGTCGGCGGTGCGTTCTCCGGAATCGTGACATCGCTGACGGACAATTTCATAAACCCGATCTTAAACGTGCTGACAGGGGCGGAGCGCTACAACTTGAGCCAGGTGGCTGGTTTTGCTTCCGCATTTGCCTCGGCGGTTGTAAATTTCGTGATTATGGCGTTTATCCTGTTCTGCCTGTTAAAGGCTGTGAACAAGGCGATGAGCTTCGGACATAAAGAAGAGCCGGAGGCGCCGGCAGAGCCGACAACAAAGAAATGCCCCTACTGCCTGGCAGAGATCCCCATCGGTGCAGTCCGCTGCATGTACTGTACCTCGGAGCTTACGGAGGAGAAGACGGAATCTGCGGAGTAA
- a CDS encoding transposase, giving the protein MRKYSAEDKLRMVKLILEAKHSITSVSTGEGIHPTTLEEWIRNYQSMGSETFYNKGWTKRTSAEKEIAVQEYLSGLGSLRDICKKYKISSTRTLRQWIALYNGHKELKASRTGGCSLMTKGRKTTFEERVEIASYCISHGHNYAETSENFKVSYQQARNYTIKYETGGVPALQDNRGKRKSEDSLTEVEKLQAELKLEKAKRQRAEMELSFLKKLEEIERRRG; this is encoded by the coding sequence ATGCGTAAATATTCTGCTGAAGATAAATTACGAATGGTAAAGCTTATTTTGGAAGCTAAACATAGTATTACATCTGTATCAACAGGCGAAGGAATTCATCCTACTACTTTAGAAGAATGGATTCGTAATTATCAGTCTATGGGTTCAGAAACCTTTTACAACAAAGGATGGACCAAAAGAACTTCTGCCGAGAAAGAGATTGCCGTACAAGAGTATCTTTCTGGTCTTGGTTCACTACGTGATATTTGTAAAAAATATAAAATTTCCAGTACTCGTACACTCAGGCAATGGATTGCGCTGTATAATGGTCATAAGGAACTGAAGGCTTCCAGAACAGGAGGATGTAGTCTTATGACCAAAGGAAGAAAAACAACGTTTGAAGAAAGAGTGGAAATTGCATCCTACTGCATTTCCCATGGCCATAACTATGCTGAAACATCAGAAAACTTTAAGGTGTCCTATCAGCAGGCACGAAATTACACTATCAAATACGAAACAGGCGGAGTTCCTGCATTACAGGATAACCGCGGCAAAAGAAAATCGGAAGATTCTCTTACAGAGGTGGAAAAGCTTCAAGCGGAGTTGAAACTGGAAAAAGCCAAACGGCAACGTGCAGAAATGGAGTTATCATTCTTAAAAAAATTAGAGGAAATCGAAAGGAGGCGGGGCTGA